In one window of Halomarina pelagica DNA:
- the cofH gene encoding 7,8-didemethyl-8-hydroxy-5-deazariboflavin synthase subunit CofH → MNRLPTNVPRGRFDFEHLPETDQSFENALAKARSGERLTVADGVELLTTGTEFEGIDPARKERVLEAADRRRAEVVGEEVTFVVNLNNNVTTACNTGCLFCNFKDPAGEFERGNETRGFSKTPGESRRIVRDAVARGVYEVTSVSGLHPALALNDEHLEILAANGGPNYKPASAYRVDPGTYVEQIEAMNVDGVHVHSMTPEEAAHARRGTDWSYESVYRELMDVGLASVPGTAAEILVDEVRDVICPQKIDSAEWEAAMEAAASVGLDVTATIMYGHVENEMHRVVHLDRVRDLQERTGAITEFVPLSFVHRNTPLAEKGMVTDGATREEDELMIAVSRLYLDNVENVQSSWVKYGDAFGLKLLSCGANDFMGTILSEEITKRAGGEYGEFRSVRDYVEMITAIGRIPVERSTDYRERRVVDPDGGPLGPMLGPKADGTPLTAGRPAPADD, encoded by the coding sequence ATGAACCGCCTCCCGACGAACGTCCCGCGCGGTCGCTTCGACTTCGAGCACCTGCCGGAGACGGACCAGTCGTTCGAGAACGCGCTGGCGAAGGCGCGCTCGGGCGAGCGGCTGACCGTCGCCGACGGGGTCGAACTGCTCACGACCGGCACCGAGTTCGAGGGGATCGACCCCGCGCGGAAGGAGCGGGTGCTCGAGGCCGCGGACCGCCGCCGCGCCGAGGTCGTCGGCGAGGAGGTGACGTTCGTCGTCAACCTCAACAACAACGTCACCACCGCCTGCAACACGGGCTGTCTGTTCTGCAACTTCAAGGACCCGGCGGGCGAGTTCGAACGGGGTAACGAGACCAGGGGCTTCTCCAAGACGCCCGGGGAGTCCCGCCGCATCGTGCGGGACGCCGTCGCCCGCGGCGTCTACGAGGTGACGTCCGTCTCGGGGCTCCACCCGGCGCTCGCGCTGAACGACGAGCACCTGGAGATCCTCGCGGCGAACGGCGGCCCGAACTACAAGCCGGCGAGCGCCTACCGGGTCGATCCCGGGACCTACGTCGAGCAGATCGAGGCGATGAACGTCGACGGCGTCCACGTCCACTCGATGACGCCGGAGGAGGCCGCCCACGCGCGCCGGGGCACCGACTGGTCCTACGAGTCGGTCTACCGCGAGCTGATGGACGTCGGCCTGGCGTCCGTTCCGGGGACGGCCGCGGAGATCCTCGTCGACGAGGTTCGCGACGTCATCTGCCCCCAGAAGATCGACTCCGCGGAGTGGGAGGCGGCGATGGAGGCCGCCGCCTCGGTGGGTCTGGACGTGACCGCGACGATCATGTACGGCCACGTCGAGAACGAGATGCACCGCGTCGTGCACCTCGATCGGGTTCGCGACCTGCAGGAGCGCACCGGCGCGATCACCGAGTTCGTCCCGCTCTCGTTCGTCCACCGGAACACGCCGCTCGCGGAGAAGGGGATGGTGACGGACGGCGCGACCCGCGAGGAGGACGAACTGATGATCGCGGTCTCGCGGCTCTACCTCGACAACGTCGAGAACGTCCAGTCATCGTGGGTGAAGTACGGCGACGCGTTCGGGCTGAAACTCCTCTCCTGCGGCGCGAACGACTTCATGGGGACGATCCTCTCGGAGGAGATCACGAAGCGCGCGGGCGGCGAGTACGGCGAGTTCCGCTCCGTGCGCGACTACGTGGAGATGATCACGGCCATCGGCCGGATTCCCGTCGAGCGCTCGACCGACTACCGCGAGCGGCGGGTCGTCGATCCCGACGGGGGACCGCTCGGCCCGATGCTCGGCCCGAAGGCCGACGGGACGCCGCTCACGGCGGGTCGGCCCGCGCCCGCGGACGACTGA
- a CDS encoding formyltetrahydrofolate deformylase has product MTSDLTEVTVIGSDKKGIIARVTTLLFERGVNVEDLDQAVQDGVFRMTLHVDTSDMVVKPETLREALHDLGEELGQEIRVRFPSDRETRRIAVLVTKESHCLEALIAARDAGEIDAELSVVVGNHDDLAPVAEAADIPFYDVGDGAGVPDEEWLIDVLDEHDVDLVVLARYMRILGPNVVFRYEGRIINVHPSLLPAFPGAEAYRQAREEGVRIAGVTAHYVTTDLDQGPVVAQRAFDVPDGATVEELEARGQPLEAEALVEAVKLHLDGALAVYHGRTHLREEADGDYQLGLPEEAQAANPETPVDANKRDREGEGATAGVEAGSDDD; this is encoded by the coding sequence ATGACGAGCGACCTCACGGAGGTCACGGTCATCGGGAGCGACAAGAAGGGCATCATCGCGCGGGTGACGACGCTGCTGTTCGAGCGCGGCGTCAACGTCGAGGACCTGGACCAGGCGGTCCAGGACGGGGTCTTCCGGATGACCCTCCACGTCGACACGAGCGACATGGTCGTCAAACCCGAGACGCTCCGCGAGGCGCTGCACGACCTCGGGGAGGAGCTGGGACAGGAGATCCGCGTGCGTTTCCCGAGCGACCGCGAGACGCGCCGCATCGCCGTGCTCGTCACGAAGGAGTCCCACTGTCTGGAGGCGCTGATCGCGGCCCGCGACGCCGGAGAGATCGACGCCGAACTGAGCGTCGTCGTCGGCAACCACGACGACCTCGCGCCGGTCGCCGAGGCGGCGGACATTCCCTTCTACGACGTCGGCGACGGGGCGGGCGTGCCCGACGAGGAGTGGCTCATCGACGTGCTCGACGAGCACGACGTGGACCTCGTGGTGCTCGCGCGCTACATGCGCATCCTGGGACCGAACGTCGTCTTCCGCTACGAGGGGCGCATCATCAACGTCCATCCCTCGCTCCTGCCCGCCTTCCCCGGCGCGGAGGCGTACCGGCAGGCCCGCGAGGAGGGCGTCCGCATCGCGGGCGTCACCGCCCACTACGTCACGACCGACCTCGACCAGGGACCGGTCGTCGCCCAGCGCGCCTTCGACGTCCCCGACGGCGCGACCGTCGAGGAACTCGAAGCCCGCGGACAGCCCCTCGAAGCCGAGGCGCTGGTCGAGGCCGTGAAGCTCCACCTCGACGGGGCGCTCGCCGTCTACCACGGTCGCACCCACCTCCGCGAGGAGGCCGACGGGGACTACCAGCTCGGCCTCCCCGAGGAGGCGCAGGCGGCCAACCCCGAGACGCCGGTGGACGCGAACAAGCGCGACCGGGAGGGCGAGGGGGCGACCGCCGGCGTCGAGGCCGGATCGGACGACGACTGA
- a CDS encoding FAD-binding oxidoreductase, which yields MAAESLPDETAVAAFRDGFRGLVLRPDDPGYDEARAVWNGMIDRRPALVAQCAGVADVIDAVTFAREQDLLVAIKGAGHNIAGNAVCDDGLVIDLSGMRSVRVDPEARTARVEPGTTLGMLDRETQAFGLAVPTGINSTTGVAGLTLGGGFGWLSRRDGLTVDNLRSVDVVTADGELRRASERENPDLFWGIRGGGGNFGVVTSFEFDLHPVGPAVLAGLVVHPLADAPELLRAYREFVADSPRELTVWFVLRHAPPLPFLPEEVHGSKILVFAACYAGDPDEGERLVRPLRDLGDPIADVVAPQPFVEWQRAFDPLLTEGARNYWKSHNFTDLTDGMLDVFVEYAETMPAVESEVFVGQLGGAVNDVPADATAYPHRDAAFATNVHTRWTDPAMDDECIAWARDLHGALAPHATGGAYVNFISERTGEEHVAYGANYDRLVEIKNEYDPDNLFRTNQNVEPTL from the coding sequence ATGGCTGCCGAGAGCCTCCCCGACGAGACGGCGGTGGCGGCGTTCAGAGACGGGTTCCGGGGGCTGGTGCTTCGCCCGGACGACCCGGGGTACGACGAGGCGCGGGCCGTCTGGAACGGGATGATCGACCGGCGTCCGGCGCTCGTCGCGCAGTGCGCGGGCGTGGCCGACGTGATCGACGCGGTGACCTTCGCGCGCGAGCAGGACCTGCTCGTCGCGATCAAGGGCGCGGGGCACAACATCGCCGGCAACGCCGTCTGCGACGACGGCCTGGTGATCGACCTCTCGGGGATGCGGTCGGTCAGAGTGGACCCGGAGGCGCGGACGGCGCGCGTCGAACCGGGGACCACGCTCGGGATGCTCGACCGGGAGACCCAGGCGTTCGGCCTGGCGGTGCCGACGGGCATCAACTCCACCACGGGGGTCGCCGGGCTCACGCTGGGCGGCGGCTTCGGCTGGCTCTCGCGGAGGGACGGACTGACGGTCGACAACCTGCGCTCGGTCGACGTGGTGACGGCCGACGGGGAACTGCGCCGTGCGAGCGAGCGCGAGAACCCCGACCTCTTCTGGGGCATCCGCGGCGGCGGGGGCAACTTCGGCGTCGTCACCTCATTCGAGTTCGACCTCCATCCGGTCGGGCCGGCGGTGCTCGCGGGCCTGGTCGTCCATCCCCTCGCTGACGCCCCCGAACTCCTCCGGGCCTACCGCGAGTTCGTCGCGGACTCGCCCAGGGAACTCACGGTCTGGTTCGTACTGCGACACGCGCCGCCCCTCCCGTTCCTTCCCGAGGAGGTCCACGGGAGCAAGATACTGGTCTTCGCGGCGTGCTACGCCGGCGACCCGGACGAGGGCGAACGACTCGTCCGGCCGCTCCGCGACCTCGGCGACCCCATCGCCGACGTCGTCGCCCCTCAGCCGTTCGTCGAGTGGCAGCGGGCGTTCGATCCGCTGCTCACGGAGGGCGCGCGCAACTACTGGAAGTCGCACAACTTCACCGACCTCACCGACGGGATGCTCGACGTCTTCGTCGAGTACGCGGAGACGATGCCCGCCGTCGAGTCGGAGGTGTTCGTCGGCCAACTGGGCGGTGCCGTGAACGACGTCCCCGCCGACGCGACGGCGTACCCCCACCGCGACGCGGCGTTCGCGACGAACGTCCACACGCGCTGGACCGATCCGGCGATGGACGACGAGTGCATCGCCTGGGCGCGCGACCTCCACGGCGCGCTGGCCCCCCACGCGACCGGCGGGGCGTACGTGAACTTCATCAGCGAGCGCACGGGCGAGGAGCACGTCGCCTACGGGGCGAACTACGACCGGCTGGTCGAGATCAAGAACGAGTACGACCCGGACAACCTGTTCCGGACGAACCAGAACGTCGAGCCGACGCTATAA
- a CDS encoding toxin-antitoxin system TumE family protein gives MAEDGAATLLIKRREDFGETFADVRVWSVPASTRYPDGVKYGMQYGYRDAEAAEVANDDGTVIRYDNFPDHPGAPHHHKHQPDGTVDPVEFTGVRPLYRRFKREVTDDYDEPWD, from the coding sequence ATGGCGGAGGACGGCGCGGCGACGTTGTTGATCAAGCGCCGTGAAGACTTCGGCGAGACGTTCGCCGACGTTCGCGTGTGGTCCGTCCCTGCGTCTACGCGGTACCCTGACGGGGTGAAATACGGGATGCAGTACGGTTACAGGGACGCCGAGGCTGCCGAGGTCGCAAACGACGACGGCACGGTTATCCGGTACGATAACTTTCCCGATCATCCCGGCGCACCGCACCACCACAAACACCAGCCCGATGGGACGGTCGATCCGGTCGAGTTCACCGGCGTCCGACCGCTCTATCGGCGCTTCAAGCGAGAGGTGACCGACGACTATGACGAACCATGGGACTAA
- the purQ gene encoding phosphoribosylformylglycinamidine synthase I, with product MTTVSILQFGGSNCDRDAERALEYLGIDAERVWYEDGLPEDADGILLPGGFSYGDYLRAGAMAARAPVMEAVRARVEAGVPVLGVCNGAQIGCEAGLTPGAFTTNASARFQCERVRLRVENADTPWTRAYDEGEVLSIPIAHGEGRFEIDEAAYDRLVEEDRVLFRYCDADGEVTDAANPNGSRGNVAGVLGERDTVAVLMPHPERATLPDLGGTDGQGILRGFENGA from the coding sequence ATGACGACGGTCTCGATCCTCCAGTTCGGCGGGTCGAACTGCGACCGCGACGCCGAGCGCGCGCTCGAGTACCTCGGGATCGACGCCGAGCGCGTCTGGTACGAGGACGGCCTGCCCGAGGACGCCGACGGGATCCTCCTGCCCGGCGGTTTCTCCTACGGCGACTACCTCCGAGCCGGGGCGATGGCCGCCCGCGCGCCGGTGATGGAGGCGGTGCGCGCCCGCGTCGAGGCGGGCGTCCCCGTCCTCGGGGTCTGCAACGGCGCGCAGATCGGCTGCGAGGCGGGGTTGACCCCCGGCGCGTTCACCACCAACGCCAGCGCGCGCTTCCAGTGCGAGCGCGTCCGCCTCCGCGTCGAGAACGCCGACACGCCCTGGACCCGCGCCTACGACGAGGGCGAGGTGCTCTCGATCCCCATCGCCCACGGCGAGGGTCGCTTCGAGATCGACGAGGCGGCGTACGACCGTCTCGTCGAGGAGGACCGCGTCCTGTTTCGCTACTGCGACGCCGACGGCGAGGTCACCGACGCGGCGAACCCCAACGGCTCCAGGGGCAACGTCGCGGGCGTCCTCGGCGAGCGCGACACCGTCGCCGTGCTGATGCCCCACCCCGAGCGCGCCACGCTCCCCGACCTCGGCGGGACCGACGGCCAGGGGATCCTGCGCGGGTTCGAGAACGGCGCGTAG
- a CDS encoding phosphoribosylaminoimidazolesuccinocarboxamide synthase, translating to MTSVKEFRVEEAATPERLGRGAFRFTDDYSVFDWGKMPDEIPGKGAALCAMGAANFELLEEDGLPTHYRGVVVEGEVVPLEEAARPPREMAIDLTQVPALPHEGRDYDYDAFHAAAGGNYLIPLEIVFRNTVPVGSSLRSRGDPADFGLDREAWPDEPVALPEPVVEFSTKYEESDRYLSREEADRIAGRASVADLESIAREVNALVTERAAAAGLTHEDGKIECLYFDGEVRVADVVGTFDENRFSYDGQQVSKEVVRQYHKREQPEWVEAVARAKEEAEARDVADWRTLCARDPEPLPEGVLRAASDLYRAGANAYLGRDLFDAPPLSEAVEAAREL from the coding sequence ATGACGAGCGTCAAGGAGTTCCGGGTGGAGGAGGCGGCGACCCCGGAGCGGCTCGGCCGCGGCGCGTTCCGGTTCACCGACGACTACTCCGTGTTCGACTGGGGGAAGATGCCCGACGAGATCCCGGGCAAGGGCGCGGCGCTCTGCGCGATGGGCGCGGCCAACTTCGAACTGCTGGAGGAAGACGGGCTCCCCACGCACTACCGGGGCGTGGTGGTCGAGGGTGAGGTCGTCCCGCTCGAGGAGGCCGCGCGACCGCCCCGCGAGATGGCGATCGACCTCACGCAGGTCCCGGCCCTCCCTCACGAGGGCCGGGACTACGACTACGACGCCTTCCACGCCGCGGCGGGCGGGAACTACCTGATCCCGCTGGAGATCGTCTTCCGCAACACGGTCCCCGTCGGCTCTAGCCTCCGCTCGCGGGGCGACCCGGCGGACTTCGGCCTCGACCGCGAGGCGTGGCCCGACGAGCCGGTGGCCCTCCCCGAGCCGGTCGTGGAGTTCTCGACGAAGTACGAGGAGTCGGACCGCTACCTCTCCCGGGAGGAGGCCGACCGCATCGCCGGGCGGGCGAGCGTCGCCGACCTCGAATCGATCGCGCGGGAGGTGAACGCGCTCGTGACCGAGCGCGCCGCGGCGGCGGGGCTGACCCACGAGGACGGCAAGATCGAGTGTCTCTACTTCGACGGCGAGGTGCGCGTCGCCGACGTGGTCGGTACGTTCGACGAGAACCGCTTCTCCTACGACGGCCAGCAGGTCTCGAAGGAGGTCGTCCGCCAGTATCACAAACGGGAGCAACCCGAGTGGGTCGAGGCGGTGGCCCGCGCGAAGGAGGAGGCGGAGGCCCGGGACGTCGCCGACTGGCGGACGCTCTGTGCGCGCGACCCCGAACCGCTCCCCGAGGGCGTCCTCCGTGCGGCGAGCGACCTCTACCGCGCCGGCGCGAACGCCTACCTCGGGCGCGACCTGTTCGACGCGCCGCCGCTTTCCGAGGCGGTCGAGGCGGCGCGGGAGCTGTAG
- a CDS encoding ATP-binding protein yields the protein MTEEEGESAWHEVLYARLEASGRSDESVISFIEEEIPDEGMILDFKQDLYISADPPYHDKKRQATLMKHFSALANVRTPARFRYLFVGFDDDGQFTGMQHREPMGGDQILNVDDAHLRDVFADKVSPSPNFEVFELERDGDRGGVIVIRQGEQVPLVIEKTLRKNDGSAFIYEGQAYIRDGSRTTRMDSDDFAGMMRYREELITGKIQELTQGLSQVVGIPDDQLANLDLNVTQSDDGVPVRELVTMDAPKSIDEELKTAVKGSKGSGGFEYQRRGLYEFLAQRDSIDLDNEGEQKIEFLVRASLRNYMHGTYWLTHYERNIDELLERVIAEDVDGTTICPLERILLILGKRSYLQEINDTYGSKYYSSEASRFEEKCNQAIHHRVAEYVGDTVKISNTSYSVRKLVYGTGDEDPEELIANVVDELLNEDDPTGRTRLREMELIYLAAND from the coding sequence ATGACCGAGGAAGAAGGCGAATCGGCGTGGCACGAGGTTCTCTATGCAAGACTTGAGGCTTCGGGGCGGTCAGATGAGTCAGTTATCAGCTTCATCGAAGAGGAAATCCCTGATGAAGGAATGATTCTAGACTTCAAACAAGATCTCTACATCTCGGCTGACCCACCTTACCACGACAAGAAACGGCAGGCGACGCTGATGAAGCACTTCTCGGCACTTGCGAACGTCCGCACTCCGGCCCGATTCCGGTACCTCTTCGTTGGTTTCGATGACGACGGTCAGTTCACCGGGATGCAGCATCGGGAGCCGATGGGCGGCGACCAAATCCTCAACGTAGACGACGCACACCTCCGGGACGTGTTTGCCGATAAGGTGTCTCCCTCTCCAAACTTTGAGGTCTTCGAATTGGAGAGAGATGGGGACCGTGGTGGGGTCATCGTCATCCGACAAGGCGAACAGGTTCCCCTCGTCATAGAGAAGACCCTCCGCAAGAACGACGGGTCGGCGTTCATCTACGAAGGGCAGGCGTACATCCGAGACGGATCACGAACAACTCGGATGGACAGCGACGACTTCGCCGGCATGATGCGCTACCGCGAAGAGCTGATTACTGGGAAGATCCAGGAACTGACACAAGGCCTCTCGCAGGTTGTCGGTATCCCGGACGACCAACTCGCTAATCTCGACCTAAACGTCACCCAGTCCGACGACGGTGTCCCGGTCAGAGAACTTGTAACGATGGATGCGCCGAAATCCATCGACGAGGAGCTGAAGACAGCCGTGAAGGGGTCTAAAGGCTCTGGTGGTTTCGAGTACCAGCGTCGCGGATTGTACGAGTTCCTCGCTCAGCGGGATAGCATCGACCTCGATAATGAGGGAGAGCAAAAGATCGAGTTCCTCGTCCGTGCTAGCCTCCGGAATTATATGCACGGGACATACTGGCTTACGCACTACGAACGAAACATTGACGAATTACTTGAGAGGGTCATCGCCGAGGATGTCGACGGCACAACTATATGTCCGTTGGAGCGCATCCTACTCATTCTCGGTAAGCGTTCCTACTTGCAGGAGATCAACGACACATACGGTAGCAAGTACTACAGTTCGGAGGCAAGCAGGTTCGAGGAGAAATGCAACCAGGCGATCCATCATCGAGTCGCCGAGTACGTAGGCGACACCGTGAAGATCAGCAACACCTCGTACTCGGTGCGTAAGTTGGTCTACGGGACCGGAGACGAAGACCCCGAGGAACTGATTGCGAATGTGGTTGACGAACTTCTCAACGAGGACGATCCGACCGGCCGCACACGCCTCCGAGAGATGGAATTGATTTACCTCGCGGCCAACGACTGA
- the purS gene encoding phosphoribosylformylglycinamidine synthase subunit PurS, producing MTAYTATVTVRLKRGVLDPEAETTKRALSRLGFELEGLRSTDRYEVDLDAESADAAAARAEEMAERLLANPTIHDYEVSVEER from the coding sequence ATGACCGCCTACACGGCGACCGTCACGGTCAGGCTGAAGCGGGGCGTCCTCGACCCGGAGGCCGAGACGACGAAGCGCGCGCTCTCCCGCCTCGGGTTCGAACTGGAGGGGCTCCGGTCGACCGATCGCTACGAGGTCGACCTCGACGCCGAGAGCGCGGACGCGGCCGCCGCCCGCGCCGAGGAGATGGCCGAGCGCCTGCTCGCGAACCCGACCATCCACGACTACGAGGTCAGCGTCGAGGAGCGATGA
- a CDS encoding HVO_A0114 family putative DNA-binding protein: MTNHGTNSDTDATDTDRSDGDRVMYIRYREGDEEGLLDALEAVDRGETPDPHFECVYRDAEDVHRVTRPKTLELLRVLVAERPDSIRETARLVDRDVRQVHRNLEELEALGLLDFEQVGRSKRPTVWYDRIEVDLPLNRPERQPARDRAGV, encoded by the coding sequence ATGACGAACCATGGGACTAACTCCGACACAGATGCCACCGACACCGACCGCTCCGACGGTGACCGCGTGATGTACATCCGCTACCGCGAGGGTGACGAGGAGGGGCTACTCGACGCACTCGAGGCCGTCGACCGCGGCGAGACACCCGACCCGCACTTCGAGTGCGTCTATCGCGACGCCGAAGACGTCCACCGCGTCACTCGGCCGAAGACGCTCGAATTGCTACGGGTGCTCGTCGCCGAACGACCGGACAGCATCCGCGAGACGGCCCGGCTGGTCGACCGCGACGTCCGACAGGTCCATCGCAACCTCGAAGAACTCGAAGCGCTCGGTCTGCTCGACTTCGAGCAAGTGGGCCGGTCGAAGCGCCCGACCGTCTGGTACGACCGAATCGAGGTCGACCTGCCGCTGAACCGTCCCGAGCGGCAGCCAGCGCGCGATCGGGCGGGTGTATAG